In one Sphingomonas sanguinis genomic region, the following are encoded:
- a CDS encoding efflux RND transporter periplasmic adaptor subunit has product MLAGTAMVLALATLSGCGGEKGGAAKGRGGAQATPTVGFVTVQPTDAPIVTELAARTSAFESSDVRPQVTGVIRRRLFTEGSLVKRGQPLYEIDPRLYRASVNQAAANLQSAQANAEATRTLAERYRPLAQIEAISKQDYTNAQASARQAAAQVAQTRAALETARVNLQFTTVPAPITGRIGRSLFTVGALVSASQTDALAQIQRLDPIFVDIQQSATDLLSLRRSLSARDGLIPASARVTLRLEDGTDYGQTGTVEFAEAVVDPQTGTVTLRARFPNPQGLLLPGMFVRARFAQAIDTSAFLVPQQAIARDPKGNATLFVVGPNDKVQQRTVKTERTQGTYWVVTDGLKPGDKIVTQGLANLRPGQSVRAVPANSPQKVQPPSPEQLKKMQAAKGKAG; this is encoded by the coding sequence ATGCTCGCCGGTACGGCCATGGTCCTGGCGCTCGCGACCCTTTCGGGATGCGGCGGTGAGAAGGGCGGCGCGGCCAAGGGGCGCGGCGGCGCGCAAGCGACGCCGACCGTCGGCTTCGTGACCGTCCAGCCGACCGACGCGCCGATCGTGACCGAACTCGCCGCCCGCACCAGCGCCTTCGAAAGCTCCGACGTCCGCCCGCAGGTAACGGGCGTCATCCGCCGCCGCCTGTTCACCGAAGGTAGCCTCGTGAAGCGCGGCCAGCCGCTCTACGAGATCGATCCGCGCCTCTATCGCGCGTCGGTCAACCAGGCCGCCGCCAATCTGCAAAGCGCGCAGGCCAATGCCGAGGCGACGCGCACGCTGGCCGAACGCTATCGCCCACTGGCGCAGATCGAGGCGATCTCGAAGCAGGATTATACCAACGCGCAGGCCAGCGCGCGCCAGGCCGCCGCCCAGGTGGCGCAGACCCGCGCCGCGCTGGAGACGGCGCGCGTCAACCTGCAATTCACCACCGTACCCGCCCCCATCACCGGGCGCATCGGCCGTTCGCTGTTCACCGTCGGCGCGCTCGTCAGTGCCAGCCAGACCGATGCGCTGGCGCAGATCCAGCGGCTCGACCCGATCTTCGTCGACATCCAGCAATCGGCCACCGATCTGCTGTCGCTGCGCCGCAGCCTGTCGGCGCGCGACGGGCTGATCCCGGCCAGCGCCCGCGTCACGCTGCGGCTGGAGGACGGCACCGATTACGGCCAGACCGGCACGGTCGAGTTCGCCGAGGCGGTGGTCGACCCGCAGACCGGTACCGTGACGCTGCGCGCCCGCTTCCCCAATCCACAAGGGCTGCTGTTGCCCGGCATGTTCGTCCGCGCGCGTTTCGCGCAGGCGATCGACACCAGCGCCTTCCTGGTCCCGCAACAGGCGATCGCGCGCGATCCGAAGGGCAATGCGACGCTGTTCGTCGTAGGTCCGAACGACAAGGTCCAGCAGCGGACGGTCAAGACCGAGCGGACGCAAGGCACCTATTGGGTCGTCACCGACGGCCTGAAACCCGGCGACAAGATCGTGACCCAGGGCCTCGCCAATCTGCGCCCCGGCCAGAGCGTGCGCGCGGTGCCCGCCAACAGCCCGCAAAAGGTCCAGCCCCCCTCGCCCGAACAGTTGAAGAAGATGCAGGCCGCCAAGGGCAAGGCGGGCTGA
- the rpiA gene encoding ribose-5-phosphate isomerase RpiA: MTDRDADKRLAAAAAVEEACDDMLVGLGTGSTATHAIAALAARKLKIQAVATSRASAEMARSLGITVRDFAEVARVDLAIDGADAIDAGLRAVKGAGGAMLREKIVAASADRMIVIADASKRVERLGGAKLPVEILPFARAFATARLSALFERLEERADYRTDNGNIVVDGHGWDDADLPALAEALMAIPGVVGHGLFLNEIDAAYIAGDGVVTRLERGRQAR; this comes from the coding sequence ATGACCGATCGGGACGCCGATAAACGCCTCGCCGCCGCGGCTGCGGTAGAAGAGGCTTGCGACGATATGCTGGTGGGGCTGGGGACCGGTTCGACCGCCACCCATGCCATTGCCGCGCTGGCGGCGCGCAAGCTGAAGATTCAGGCCGTGGCGACGTCGCGGGCCAGTGCCGAGATGGCCCGGTCGCTGGGCATTACGGTGCGCGATTTCGCCGAGGTGGCGCGTGTCGATCTGGCGATCGACGGGGCGGACGCCATCGACGCCGGTCTGCGCGCGGTGAAGGGCGCGGGCGGGGCGATGCTGCGGGAGAAGATCGTTGCGGCCTCTGCCGACCGGATGATCGTGATCGCCGACGCCTCCAAGCGGGTGGAGCGACTGGGCGGTGCCAAGCTGCCGGTCGAAATCCTGCCCTTCGCGCGTGCCTTCGCGACGGCCCGGCTTTCCGCGTTGTTCGAACGGCTTGAGGAGCGCGCCGACTACCGGACCGACAACGGCAACATCGTCGTCGACGGCCATGGCTGGGACGATGCCGATCTCCCTGCGCTGGCGGAGGCGTTGATGGCGATTCCGGGCGTCGTCGGACATGGGCTGTTCCTGAACGAGATAGACGCCGCCTATATTGCCGGGGACGGGGTCGTTACCCGGCTGGAACGGGGGCGTCAGGCGCGCTAA
- the tkt gene encoding transketolase, whose product MTDATINAPSDTHLHEDGSIERLTIDTIRTLSMDAVQQANSGHPGTPMALAPVGHTVWSKFLRYDPAHADWPNRDRFVLSVGHASMLLYSLIHLAGIEEIDADGKKSGKPALSLEDLKGFRQLNSKTPGHPEYRHTTGVETTTGPLGAGCGNSVGMAIAERWLAAHFNREGFPIFDHDVYVVCGDGDMMEGVASEAASTAGHLKLSNLCWIYDSNHISIEGGTDLAFDEDVGKRFEAYGWNVLHVDDANDVAALTAALDTFKATTDKPTFIVVKSVIGYGSPKAGSEKAHGEPLGDDAIRATKKAYGWPEDAKFLVPDGVREAFQGAIEKRGKPLRDEWVAMVEKYRAEYPDLAAQLDAMLSDTLPEGWDSEIPTFEADAKGVASRDSGGKVQNAIAAKVPWLIGGSADLAPSTKTLIKDGGSFQAGSYDGRNMHFGVREHSMGAIVDGMALSHLRSYGATFLVFSDYMRAPIRLAAIMELGAVFVFTHDSIGVGEDGPTHQPIEHLATLRAIPGLDTIRPGDANEVAEAWRCAAESASHPTALIFSRQALPTLDRSKYAPAAGVKKGGYVLADCDGTPDIILIATGSELSLVADAYETLKADGVKVRVVSLPSWYRFEMQDAAYKDSVLPKTVTKRLAVEQAGSIGWDRYVGFDGRTITMSTFGASAPLAKLQDKYGFTHDNVVKVAREMLETK is encoded by the coding sequence ATGACCGATGCCACCATCAACGCCCCGTCCGATACCCATCTGCACGAGGACGGTTCGATCGAGCGCCTGACCATCGACACCATCCGCACCCTGTCGATGGACGCGGTGCAGCAGGCCAATTCGGGTCACCCCGGCACGCCGATGGCGCTGGCCCCGGTCGGTCACACCGTCTGGTCGAAGTTTCTGCGCTATGACCCCGCCCATGCCGACTGGCCCAATCGCGACCGCTTCGTTCTATCGGTCGGCCATGCCTCGATGCTGCTCTACTCGCTGATCCACCTGGCGGGGATCGAGGAGATCGACGCGGACGGCAAGAAGTCGGGCAAGCCCGCGCTGAGCCTGGAGGACCTGAAGGGCTTCCGCCAGCTCAACTCCAAGACGCCGGGCCACCCCGAATATCGCCACACCACCGGTGTCGAGACCACGACCGGCCCGCTCGGCGCAGGCTGCGGCAATTCGGTCGGCATGGCGATCGCCGAACGCTGGCTGGCCGCGCATTTCAACCGCGAGGGTTTCCCGATCTTCGACCATGACGTTTACGTCGTGTGCGGTGACGGCGACATGATGGAGGGCGTCGCGTCGGAAGCGGCCTCGACCGCCGGGCATCTGAAGCTGTCGAACCTCTGCTGGATCTACGACTCGAATCATATCTCGATCGAGGGCGGCACCGACCTGGCGTTCGACGAGGATGTGGGCAAGCGCTTCGAGGCTTATGGCTGGAACGTCCTGCATGTCGACGACGCCAATGACGTGGCCGCGCTGACCGCCGCGCTCGATACGTTCAAGGCGACCACCGACAAGCCGACCTTCATCGTCGTGAAGTCGGTCATCGGCTATGGCAGCCCCAAGGCGGGCAGCGAAAAGGCGCATGGCGAGCCGCTGGGCGACGATGCGATCCGCGCCACCAAGAAGGCCTATGGCTGGCCCGAGGACGCCAAGTTCCTGGTCCCTGACGGCGTGCGCGAAGCCTTCCAGGGCGCGATCGAGAAGCGCGGCAAGCCGCTGCGCGACGAATGGGTCGCGATGGTCGAGAAGTACCGCGCCGAATATCCGGACCTCGCCGCACAGCTCGACGCGATGCTGTCCGACACCCTGCCCGAAGGCTGGGACAGCGAGATCCCGACCTTCGAGGCGGATGCCAAGGGCGTCGCCAGCCGCGACTCGGGCGGCAAGGTGCAGAACGCCATCGCCGCCAAGGTGCCGTGGCTGATCGGCGGTTCCGCCGACCTGGCGCCGTCGACCAAGACGTTGATCAAGGACGGCGGCTCGTTCCAGGCGGGCAGCTATGACGGCCGCAACATGCACTTCGGCGTGCGTGAGCATTCGATGGGCGCGATCGTCGACGGCATGGCGCTGTCGCACCTGCGCTCCTACGGCGCGACCTTCCTGGTCTTCTCCGACTATATGCGTGCGCCGATCCGCCTCGCCGCAATCATGGAGCTGGGCGCGGTGTTCGTCTTCACGCACGATTCGATCGGCGTGGGCGAGGACGGCCCGACCCACCAGCCGATCGAGCATCTGGCGACGCTGCGCGCGATCCCCGGCCTCGACACCATCCGCCCCGGCGATGCGAACGAGGTTGCCGAGGCGTGGCGCTGCGCCGCCGAGTCGGCCAGCCACCCGACCGCGCTGATCTTCTCGCGTCAGGCGCTGCCGACGCTCGACCGCAGCAAGTACGCACCGGCGGCGGGCGTAAAGAAGGGCGGCTACGTCCTTGCGGATTGCGACGGCACACCCGACATCATCCTCATCGCAACGGGTTCCGAGTTGTCGCTGGTCGCCGATGCCTATGAGACGTTGAAGGCGGACGGCGTGAAGGTTCGCGTCGTCTCGCTGCCCAGCTGGTATCGGTTCGAGATGCAGGACGCCGCCTATAAGGACAGCGTGCTGCCCAAGACCGTGACCAAGCGTCTGGCGGTCGAGCAGGCCGGGTCGATCGGCTGGGACCGCTATGTCGGGTTCGACGGTCGCACGATCACCATGTCGACCTTCGGGGCCTCGGCCCCGCTCGCCAAGTTGCAGGACAAGTATGGCTTCACCCACGACAATGTCGTGAAGGTGGCCCGCGAAATGCTGGAGACCAAGTGA